A segment of the Sanyastnella coralliicola genome:
AGCTTCAATTGTGGTTGTTGAGCGACGCAAATATAACCGCCAGTTAATTACAACTGTATCAATTCATTGACAATCTTGGAATTGAAAGCAACAAAGTGGTGCCTCCGAGTGAGGTTTCTTTCAGGCCAACCGTCCCTTTGTGAAGGTTGGCAAGGGTTTTAGACTTGGATAGCCCGAGGCCCAAATGTCCTTGTTTGGTGGTGAAGAAAGGACGGAAGATTTGCTTTCGTACTTCATCGGTCATGCCATCTCCATTGTCGCGAACGGTGAATACGTGCGCATCGTTGAGGATCTCGTAACGCAAAACGATGGTTGCATTGACTTCCGAAGCTTCCACTGCGTTCTTGATTAATTCAGCCAACGCCACCGCAGTCTGTTCGGGATTGCAAATGATGTGTTCGTCGCTGGCGTATTCCTGAATGACATTCACTGACTTCGAAGAAATCAGTGTAAATGCGTTTTGAATTGCTTTAGATACAATGCGCGACGGGTCATTCTTTGTCAACAAAGACTTCCCAAGCGAACTACGTGATGCTTGAATGGTGTGAAGCACCTTCTTTCCATCCACGATGCCTTGGTGAATGGCCTTCCATGCCAGGGCACGTGTGTCATCATCTGAATCATCGCGATGCAGCAGGTCATAACCTGCTTGAATTAGATGAAAAGGATTATTCAATTCATGCGAAAGGCTCGTGACCAATTCCGCAATGGTTGTTTCATGAATGATCATCGGGTCAATCGACCAATCATCATCAGAAATTGAATGTTGTTGCTGAGCAGCTTTTACCTTCTTTAATTGAAGTATTAAAACCACTAAGCTTACTGTCATTATGCCAACAATGACAGCCAAGATCGTCTCCAGTGGACTAATCGCCGCTAAGAGAAGTTGAGCAGAGTTTACAATCATACTTTTTGCCGTAGGGTGTAAGTGTCAAATTGCGCGCCCGACACGTTAGTCGGCACGCATATCTTTCAGTTTTCGGAGACAAAAGTATTAATTGTCTTTCGTACACTTTGTAGGAATAGAGAAATTTAACATTCGTTGAATCAAGAGGTTAGGGGGATTCAACAACTAGGAGATAGTTTGATTAGTATGGTTAGGCCGCCTTTGGCGGATAGCATGGTTAGGCCGCCTCTGGCGGATAGGATGATCAGTTTGACAGTGACTGAAAAGAAAAAGGGTGTCCCTACAAAACACCCCAATTCATTATTTATTAATCATTATTTACTATCCCTTATTCTTTCACCACGCGATGCACTCTCCGCTCTTCTCCATCACCGATCGTGACTGAATAAATTCCCGGAGCCAGGGCTGCCAAATCAACTGTTAGTTGTGTTCTTGAATTGACTGATTCCTCAAACACCAATCGCCCTTGGGTGTCGTGAATGCGGATGAAGTCTGCAGGGGTGCCTAGGCTTACGTTGAGGTGCTGTGATACAGGGTTCGGAGAAAGAAGGTCTAGCGACGCAAGTTGTTCTCCGATGCTGTTTATGATGATACCACAGTCTGTCACCACCACCGTGTCTGTTGCGAAACATGGCGTGCTGGTGGTCACCCAGTAGGTTCCAGCTTCGTAAACTGTATAGGTCGGACCGGTCCAACCGTCTTGCCAGACGTAGTCGAGGAAATCATTGCCCGCGTTGAGTACGATGGCTTCTTCGCAAATGTCTTGGTCTGGACCAAGGTCAATCACCGGATCGATGAAGGCTTCAAACGCAATTTCATCAGTGACCTCACAAACACCATTGGAAACAGTACACGTGTAGATTCCAGTGGTGGTCACTTCGAAGGTTTGTTCCTCACTTCCATCTTGCCACTCATAGCTTTCGAATCCTGGTCCGGCGTCAAGCGTTACGGTACTTCCATCAGCACACAACGACATATCAGGTCCTAAATCAAGATCAATCGCGGCTCCCACCGAGATGTAGGTAGTGTCAATAATGGCGCCGCAGAACAGCTCTACTTCAGCCACCAAGGCAATTTCTCCTTCGCTATTGAATGTGACATCCACCACACCTGGTGCTGTTTCCATAAAGGATGCATCCCCTTCAATGCTCCAAGTAATTGGAGAGGTGACGCAGTCAGGGGCGAATACATTGTAGCTTTCGGTCACACCGGCACATACCGTTTCTTCCCCTTCGACAAATAACTGGGGTCCGTAGATATACCCGTGGTGGAAGTTGGCAAGTCCGTTCACTGTTCCTTCAATGAACTCCGCATTGTCATTGAAGATGACTTCATTCGCTGGCGCATCAGGATTTTCAATAATTGAGAGCCATCCTCCAAAAGTTTCTTCTTGATAGATTCTACCATCTGGCCCCAAAGACATTCCGATTCCTAAATCAATCACACTGAGTTCATCAATGACCGTCAGCGATTCTTGCCATTGATCTACTGGTAAGCTCAGATCGGCTTGCACCAAATCGACAAACAACTCGCCAATCTGGAAGTAGGCTTTTGTCCCACCAAAAGAAAGGGCGTTCGAAAAGACCAGTTCCGTTTCAAAGGTGAACACGTGTTCTGCTTCCCCCGTTGAGGGGTCAAAATTGTAAACGACAGGACCTTGCAATAGCAAGTCACCTGGACCATTCGCCTTCAGAGGGTAAATGTAACCCTGATCAATAGGGAAGGCAGGCACATCAGAGACTACAGGCGTGTCAGCTACACCGTTTTCATTGACCAAGTAACTCTTGATGGTGTTATCTTCTCCATCGTAGAACGCGACCCAGAAGTCAACGAGATTACAGTGACGTATAGTGGTAATGCTTTCCCAATCATTCGTTTCTATCAAGATGTTCTTCTCTCCTTCAATGACTCCGCCTAAGCCACCATTCAGTGTCTCGTCAATCACGTGGTAGCGAATACCGTTGGCGAAGTTATTTTCTTCTGAATCACAGGTGAAAAGGTAGATCTCATGATCAGATCCCGGCTTGCGAATAAACACCGAACCCCAATGTGACGATTGGTTCGACAACAAGCCGCCACCGTTCTGAATCTCGTTTCCTTCAGGGTCAAAAATAGCTACCCCGTTGGTTGCATACATCAAGTTCCCTGCACCATCGCAGAAGGTTGATTTGTTATGCCCGAGTGGACCAGGCAATGGTGGTTGCTCTTCAATAAGGAAGTCTTCTCCGGGGTTAAATTCCAGACCAAAGAAATTCCCAGAGCTGTTCTGGAAGTACCAAACGTTGGCTTCACGTCCGGTAGCACAATTCCCAATCGCGACATTCAACACATAGGCATCGATGCAAAGTCCGTTGGTGACGTCCAATTGAATGGTGAATACCCCGCCTTGGTCGAAGGTATAGTTCAAGATCGCTTCGGATCCTACTTCTTCTCCGTTGATCGTCCAGGTATATTCTGTGACTCCTTCAGAATCGTTCACGAATTCCAAGGTGGTTCCCACCGGCCATGTTCCTCCTTCTCCGGAGAACACTGCAGAAACTCCACAAGTCACGGTAATCACGTACTCGAACTCTTGGGTACATCCTGGCTCGTCATTGAAGACCTCTGCCACCAACTCGAATTCCCCTTCCGCGCTAGCGTCAAAAATGAAGGTCGTCTCATCAGAAACAAACACATTATCGATATACCAATTGATACCCGTAAAGTCTGTGGCATCCAATACGAACGGCTCATTATCACCCACTTCCAACTCGGTACTTCCAGCCAAAATCTCAGCCGGGAAAGGCGTCTCACAAGGGGTTGAACAACGGTCACCGTCAAGCAAAGAAAAACGCACCTCGAGCAACGCCGCGACCATACGATCGCTTTGTCCTTGCGTGAATTGATTGAAGCAGTAGAGGTTGGTGTAGTCCATGTAATTATCGGCCTCATCGAGTTGATCTCCTAGTCCGCCAAGCTCTACCGCACGGAATGGATTATTCTCAGAAGTATCATCTTCATCGGTAGTACAGCTGTTCGTACCGTCGTAACAGAAGTAGTTGAAGCCCACTTGGTCTGGCGGGGTATCACAAACCCAATCGCCGCTAGTTTGACAATCGTCGTTCGGACAAAGATCTTGGAAGGTGTGGTAGAGTCCGAGGTAATGTCCGATCTCGTGAATGTGCACCTTACTGTAATCTTCCTGCGGCGTTCCAAAGAACTCCGCCTCACACACGATGCCGTCAATATCCATTCCATGCGCATCCGGGAAGGTCGCATAACCGACCACACCGGAGTTATTCTCTTCACGGGTGATTTGCTTCACCAGCCAGATATTTAAATACTGTTCTGGATTCCATCGGCTCAAATCCTTCAAGTCAAGGTCTTGCGAAGGCACCAACATGTCTGTCAATGGATCTTCCACACGATTGATCCCAGTGGTAAACTCACCGTTTGGATCTGTCCCGGCCAAGCAAAAACGAATGGGCACTGGAATTCCATCGGGGTTCCCAAACGGTCCTTCTTCATTGGCAAAGGCCGCATTCAAATGCTCAATCGCCGTTTCAATTTGAAGGTCAGAAAGGTTCTCTGGTCCATTCTCATGAATGACATGCACCACACATGGAATGACATATTCGCCATCGCGTTCCGCATCAGATAACTGAAGCGAACGTTCCAAGATTTGGTAATTCATGTCGATAAGCTGCTGCTGATCCCCTTCATGGGTATGCAACATCTCCATCAGTGGATCGAAGCCACAGAATTTTTGAGAATACAGCGAGCTACATAGCAAGATTGCTACGAGGAGGGTGGATAAGGATTTCATAGCTAGTACGTTGGTATAGGTAAAGTACGAAAATGCTGCGATAGTTCGTGGTTCGTGGTTCGTGGTTCGTGGTTCGTGGTTCGTGGAACGAAGATCGCGGATTGCGGATCGCAGGATTGGTATTTAGAGACTAATCATGCTAACCGCCGAAGGCAGACTAATCACACTAACCGCCAGAGGCAGACTAACCAAACGGACGCCGGACGCCAGACGCCGGAAAAAAACAGCCTACCGCCTACCGCTTACCGCCTCCGCCTCAACAACGAGCCATCCCCATAACTCAAAAACCGATACCCGTTCTCCAAGGCGTGCGTATATATTTTTCGCCAATCTTCTCCAACGAGAGCTGAAACCAAGAGCAAGAGCGTTGACTTCGGGAGGTGGAAGTTGGTAAACAAGCCGTCGATGGATCGGATGGTATAACCTGGTCGGATCATGATGGAGGTTCTGAATACCAGGTGCGTCTCTGACATCTGGTCTAACAGGAACTGCATGGCCGCTTCGTAGGATGCAAAAGGATCATCATAACTGAAGGGCATCTCTTGATCTATCAATGCCGGCATGCTCCCCTCCTGCTTCCAAACTACTGCTAGCCAATACAAGCTTTCCAGGGTACGCAAGGAGGTAGTACCTATAGCCAATCGGAATTGCGGTTTAGCCAAAGAAGCAAGGGCTTCGCGCTTTACGACGCACTCTTCATCGTGCATCTTATGTTCGCTGACCTTGTCGGTTGACACGGGACGAAAGGTACCTGCACCCACATGCAAGGTTAGGTGCACCCATTCAGCAGGGAGCGCTTGCATGATTTCTTCTGAGAAATGGAGTCCGGCCGTTGGGGCGGCGACACTCCCAGGGTGGCTGGCGTAACTGGTTTGGTAGCGGTCATTGTCTTCTTCTTCCGCATCGCGTTGCATGTAGGGAGGCAAGGGAATCTTACCCAAGTGATCAAGCAACTCGGCCAAAGGAAGATGGGGTGTCCAGCTTAGGTCGATTAAAAAAGCGGGGCCGTCTCGTCCTACCCGGCGAGCTTCCATAGCCAGCTCACCTTCTTGAATGATGACGGGTCCTTCTTTCCATTTCCTCGCCCCTCCTACCATACACCACCATTGGCTAGCTCCGGTATGCGTCATCGCTTCTTCCACCGTAGCTCCTTCTGGGTTTAAGAGAAAGAGCTCCACTTTTCCGCCGGTAGGCTTCTGCATAAATACCCGCGCATGAATCACCTTGGTATCATTTAAGACAATCTGTACGGGTTCCTTGAGAATGGAAGGCAGGTCTTTAAACGAATGGTCAGTGATGGTGCCCTGGTCGTAATGCAGCAGCTTAGCCGCATCGCGTTCTTCCGCAGGGAAATGAGGAATGCAATCTTCCGGAAGGGTGTAGTCGAAATCAGAAATGGAGATGTCTTCCATGCCGCAAAAATAGGGCACAAAAAAAGACATCCTCGAACGTTTTCGAGGATGCCTTAAACCTTAACTAATAATCTCCTTATCAATAATTACTTTGAGCCGCTGACCTATTTAAAGTCTCAATTCGCCATCCTCATTCGCATGTTCGTTGATTCTTAGCTGGGAGCGTTAAGAATAAGCCTCGATACTTAATTCAAAAGCAATCCTTGTCGACTGTGACAACAATTTTTGGAGAGTTTTTTTAGAATGGAATTCAACCTCTAGCAGAGATAGGTATGGAATTCTAGGCGCAACAACCAGAAGAACAAGAACCACTTTTTTGGATCGGCGGACATGGCACGCTGCCATAAGAACAATATACGCAGCAATCACCCTCTTTGGGTTTTAAAATTACATTACAATTTTCGCACTGGTAAAACCAAGAACAGGCATCCGTTGGCATCTCTTCTCTTTTCTCATGTCCACATTCAGGACAAGTAAGGGTCGACATCAATTCAACTTCTTTCATTTCTCTGTGATTTGATCAACTGAGTACCCAGTGGAGTTTATGGCATCCTCTATTTCTTCAATTGTCGTTTTGTTCTTATCGAATTCAACCAAAGCAGTTCCTTCATCGTAAGAAACAACCGCTGATCCAATTCCTTCTAATTCTAAAATCTGGCTTGACACATGAATTTCACAACTTTCACATGTCATTCCATCAATCGCGTACTCCACCAATTGTGCATCTTCAGTGGCAATCGGCACGCCTGACGCGTCATTTTCTGAGTAAAAGACATGGGAATAATAGGGCAGCGTCAGCATCACAATCGCAAATGCCGTTACTATCCCCAAAAACAACTTTGTTTGAATGAACTTCTGCTTTTCTTTGGGCGCACAACAATCTACTTCTTTCTGAGGCTTAAGTTTCTGATACCACGCAAAACCAAGCGTAGCCAAAGTCAAGCCAATGAGATATGGTCTTGCTGGCTCCAACCATGACATTGAAGACGCTGCACCGCTTGTCCCAGCAATTAAAGCTACAATAGGTGTTATACAACACATAGAAGCTGCAATCGCTGTTAGCAACCCTAAACCTGCAAATTTCCCATCTGATTTCATACCACTTCTAAATTTGATTTCTTATCGAGAATCGCTAGGGTCGGAGACAATACCTCAGAATGATCTGGATTCAATGAATAGAATATAGTTTGCCCCTCTTTTCTGGAATAGATCAAGTCTTTGTCTTTCATTTTTCTCAGATGTTGAGAAATAGCCGAGACTGAAACCTCAAGCATATCGCTTAAATCACATGGACATAAGTTTTCTTCCTTGTGAAGGAGGTATAGAATTGAAAGACGAGTTTCGTTGCCTGCAAGATTTAAAATCCGAGATATCGTCTCTAAATGCACAGATACACCAGCAATAAGATGCCTGCTCCTCTCAATCTGTTCTAAATCGGCTTTGAGCCTTTGACACGAATTAACCATGATACAAAGTTATTTCATTATTTTAGAAAGTTCTAAAATATCCCACCTTTTTCTCGGCTATTGCCCCCTATTTGTCCCCTACATTCTATCAGATAAGAAGGCACACTTAGCGAAACACCAATAAAAAAAGCCGCTCTGAACGTTTTCAAAGCGGCTCTTAAACCTTAACTAAAACTAACTATACTATTGATGACGATTCAGAGCGAATCGTACTTCATGTGGTACAAAAATCATAAATGATACAGTTGAATCTAGCGTTACCCTACCCAAGTTTTCACAATTCTTGGTCAGCAACTGCTTTTAATTCCTAAGCTACTGTACCTGAACAGCTAACGGCTGTCCGTAGTTGTTCTCTACGTAAAGAGAAACTACTTTTAGTGCTTCTTCAGCACCTACTTCAGGAATAGAACCCGTGTATTCAACACCAGCTATCTCTGAATTAACGGCGATTTCCACGTTGTAGTACGCGGCGATGTCGTCAATAACACGCGATAAGTCTGCGCTGTAATACTGGAATCCTGAGCTCATCCAGTTTGGTTCCTGACGAACAAATTCGAAAGGCTGGCTTAGCTCTCCATTCTGAACTTTCACTGATTGACCTGGAGTGATGATGTGCGACACGCCATTGTGTGACACTTTCACTTTTCCAGTGTAACAGTCAACATGGTAAAGATCTCCGTTCTCATATACATTAAATGATGTACCGAGTACTTCAACTACTCCTTGTTCTGTTACTACAGAGAACTTCTCTCCTTTCGTTACCTCAAAGAAAGCCTCTCCTTGCAATTTCACTTCGCGGTTATCCCAATCGCCATCGTAAGCGAGGGTAGCGCCATTGTTGAGGTGGGCTACTGAACCATCAGGAAGTGCAACCTCCTGCTTTACGTCAGCAACAACCTCTTCTGTTCCTGAAGGACCAAGGACGAGGATAGAGGCAACAAGTACCACCACCGCGGCAGCCGCCACCCAACCAAAGTTGCGTCGGCGATTGATCGATACCACCGGCGTATCTTCCATCTGGGAGATCTTCGCCTGGATAGCATTCCAGGATTCTTCTTCTGTGTGTGTCGCAGGAACTTTCCAGGACTGCAACACGTCATTCAACATCTTTTCTTTCTTCACAACAGTCTAATTGTAGCGTTGATCGGCAATGAATACAAGCAACTTTCTTCTTCCCCTACCACTTTATCACATTTTTATTGCAAAAGTTCCAGATCGATCGAATTTAGGCAGGCTCCTGTCAGGTAACCAACACCCCCATCAATATTCTCTGGCCCGCCATCTATAATGTTTCCAGCGTCTCCGGGTTGGTAAAAATACAGCGCATCGTACGCGGCATCAATCGTGTAAATTTCTAGCGTATGGTTTCCGTAATAGGTGAAATCGGTATCAAATAAGGTCACCCCATTACTAGTGACCGGCACCGAGTATTGACTCGCAAAGAACCCAGAGTTCACATCAAAAGGAATCTCCAAGGGCGTCTCTTCATTCACGCGTAAAACCAATACATGGGTCAGGTCCTCTTCATTGCTCCAAAGTACCGAGAAGATCGGTTGCCCCGAAGAGCCCGAATCAATCGGAATCGTGGTACTACTCAACTGATCAATACTCGTTTGTACAGGGATCACCGTTTCCGCGCTAGCGAAAAAAGAATCATAAGTCACCTCTAAACGATAACGAGCCCCCGCACTAATCACAAAGTTCCCATCAAGGTCAGCATAGCTACCAGCCGTAGCTTCACTCAGCTGCACGCTTTCACCTGCCTCATTGAATAAGCGAACCGTAGCTCCTGAAACAGGTACCTGCCCTGACTCGCTGATCACCGCCACTTGCACACCGCTCACCGCTTCGCCTTCAATCAACACCGCCTGCACAAACAGCGACTGCTCGTCGTTGGCCTTTTCGCAAGACACGAACAAGATGAGTGCTATGACGAAGAAGCGCATTACCATTCGAAACTGAATTGAATTGACGGAACCGTGCCTAAGAACAATTGATCACGCAAGGCGACCTCAATTGATTCTTCCTGGGTTCCTAACAAATAATAATAACGATTGCGGACGTTCGTACGGTTATATACATTGTACAAAGAGAAGCCGATACTTGCATTCCCTTCTCCTAAAGTGAAGTCATAGAAGCCGCTGAGATCAAGACGATGATAGTCTGGTAATCGTCCGGAATGAATCTCGGCAAAGGCCAACAGCTGTTCAGTCTCACCATTGATCAAGGTGATATCATACACCCCAGCTGCCGGGGTATACGGCAAACCAGTCGCATAAACGAATACAGCATTGACACGGAATCGTCCCGGACGGAACTGATACACGGTCTTCAGCTCATGACTGCGGTCATACCATGCGGGAATCTGATCTCCTTGCAATTCATTGAAGGTGTTTTCTGTAGAACTCAAAGTGTAGGCGATCCATCCGCTATGCACCCCTAATTCTTTGCGCGCGAGCAATTCGATACCACGCGATTTACCATCACCATTCAACAGGTTCTGTTCGAAAGTACCTGCGGGCAAGGAGGTAAAGCGCAAGGCATCCTCTGTCACACCGGATGCGGTCTTATACCAAGCATCCGCACTGAAAGAGAAGAGTCCTTTGGTGATGGAGAATCCGGCCGTGAGCTGTTCGGTCTGCAAGACAGGAATGCGCGACTCCCCCGCCAAACGCCACTCATCGCTGGTATTCAGGAACAGGTCTTGACGACGCACATTGCGAATGAATTGGTGGTTGGCTCCAGCTCCTACATGTAAGGTTAACGACGGAGTGGCTTTAAAATCCATCAAAAAGCGCGGCTCCGGATAAAGTGACCGGTTGCGATCAAAATACACCGCACGGAAACCAGCCTCGAAGAAGAAACGTTCGTTCAATTTCCATTGGTCACCTACATACACCG
Coding sequences within it:
- a CDS encoding FecR family protein; the protein is MKKEKMLNDVLQSWKVPATHTEEESWNAIQAKISQMEDTPVVSINRRRNFGWVAAAAVVVLVASILVLGPSGTEEVVADVKQEVALPDGSVAHLNNGATLAYDGDWDNREVKLQGEAFFEVTKGEKFSVVTEQGVVEVLGTSFNVYENGDLYHVDCYTGKVKVSHNGVSHIITPGQSVKVQNGELSQPFEFVRQEPNWMSSGFQYYSADLSRVIDDIAAYYNVEIAVNSEIAGVEYTGSIPEVGAEEALKVVSLYVENNYGQPLAVQVQ
- the merTP gene encoding mercuric transport protein MerTP; amino-acid sequence: MKSDGKFAGLGLLTAIAASMCCITPIVALIAGTSGAASSMSWLEPARPYLIGLTLATLGFAWYQKLKPQKEVDCCAPKEKQKFIQTKLFLGIVTAFAIVMLTLPYYSHVFYSENDASGVPIATEDAQLVEYAIDGMTCESCEIHVSSQILELEGIGSAVVSYDEGTALVEFDKNKTTIEEIEDAINSTGYSVDQITEK
- a CDS encoding M43 family zinc metalloprotease, with the protein product MKSLSTLLVAILLCSSLYSQKFCGFDPLMEMLHTHEGDQQQLIDMNYQILERSLQLSDAERDGEYVIPCVVHVIHENGPENLSDLQIETAIEHLNAAFANEEGPFGNPDGIPVPIRFCLAGTDPNGEFTTGINRVEDPLTDMLVPSQDLDLKDLSRWNPEQYLNIWLVKQITREENNSGVVGYATFPDAHGMDIDGIVCEAEFFGTPQEDYSKVHIHEIGHYLGLYHTFQDLCPNDDCQTSGDWVCDTPPDQVGFNYFCYDGTNSCTTDEDDTSENNPFRAVELGGLGDQLDEADNYMDYTNLYCFNQFTQGQSDRMVAALLEVRFSLLDGDRCSTPCETPFPAEILAGSTELEVGDNEPFVLDATDFTGINWYIDNVFVSDETTFIFDASAEGEFELVAEVFNDEPGCTQEFEYVITVTCGVSAVFSGEGGTWPVGTTLEFVNDSEGVTEYTWTINGEEVGSEAILNYTFDQGGVFTIQLDVTNGLCIDAYVLNVAIGNCATGREANVWYFQNSSGNFFGLEFNPGEDFLIEEQPPLPGPLGHNKSTFCDGAGNLMYATNGVAIFDPEGNEIQNGGGLLSNQSSHWGSVFIRKPGSDHEIYLFTCDSEENNFANGIRYHVIDETLNGGLGGVIEGEKNILIETNDWESITTIRHCNLVDFWVAFYDGEDNTIKSYLVNENGVADTPVVSDVPAFPIDQGYIYPLKANGPGDLLLQGPVVYNFDPSTGEAEHVFTFETELVFSNALSFGGTKAYFQIGELFVDLVQADLSLPVDQWQESLTVIDELSVIDLGIGMSLGPDGRIYQEETFGGWLSIIENPDAPANEVIFNDNAEFIEGTVNGLANFHHGYIYGPQLFVEGEETVCAGVTESYNVFAPDCVTSPITWSIEGDASFMETAPGVVDVTFNSEGEIALVAEVELFCGAIIDTTYISVGAAIDLDLGPDMSLCADGSTVTLDAGPGFESYEWQDGSEEQTFEVTTTGIYTCTVSNGVCEVTDEIAFEAFIDPVIDLGPDQDICEEAIVLNAGNDFLDYVWQDGWTGPTYTVYEAGTYWVTTSTPCFATDTVVVTDCGIIINSIGEQLASLDLLSPNPVSQHLNVSLGTPADFIRIHDTQGRLVFEESVNSRTQLTVDLAALAPGIYSVTIGDGEERRVHRVVKE
- a CDS encoding ArsR/SmtB family transcription factor; the protein is MVNSCQRLKADLEQIERSRHLIAGVSVHLETISRILNLAGNETRLSILYLLHKEENLCPCDLSDMLEVSVSAISQHLRKMKDKDLIYSRKEGQTIFYSLNPDHSEVLSPTLAILDKKSNLEVV
- a CDS encoding sensor histidine kinase, producing MIVNSAQLLLAAISPLETILAVIVGIMTVSLVVLILQLKKVKAAQQQHSISDDDWSIDPMIIHETTIAELVTSLSHELNNPFHLIQAGYDLLHRDDSDDDTRALAWKAIHQGIVDGKKVLHTIQASRSSLGKSLLTKNDPSRIVSKAIQNAFTLISSKSVNVIQEYASDEHIICNPEQTAVALAELIKNAVEASEVNATIVLRYEILNDAHVFTVRDNGDGMTDEVRKQIFRPFFTTKQGHLGLGLSKSKTLANLHKGTVGLKETSLGGTTLLLSIPRLSMN
- a CDS encoding DUF4249 family protein encodes the protein MRFFVIALILFVSCEKANDEQSLFVQAVLIEGEAVSGVQVAVISESGQVPVSGATVRLFNEAGESVQLSEATAGSYADLDGNFVISAGARYRLEVTYDSFFASAETVIPVQTSIDQLSSTTIPIDSGSSGQPIFSVLWSNEEDLTHVLVLRVNEETPLEIPFDVNSGFFASQYSVPVTSNGVTLFDTDFTYYGNHTLEIYTIDAAYDALYFYQPGDAGNIIDGGPENIDGGVGYLTGACLNSIDLELLQ
- a CDS encoding GDCCVxC domain-containing (seleno)protein — translated: MKEVELMSTLTCPECGHEKREEMPTDACSWFYQCENCNVILKPKEGDCCVYCSYGSVPCPPIQKSGSCSSGCCA
- a CDS encoding S-adenosylmethionine:tRNA ribosyltransferase-isomerase, with amino-acid sequence MEDISISDFDYTLPEDCIPHFPAEERDAAKLLHYDQGTITDHSFKDLPSILKEPVQIVLNDTKVIHARVFMQKPTGGKVELFLLNPEGATVEEAMTHTGASQWWCMVGGARKWKEGPVIIQEGELAMEARRVGRDGPAFLIDLSWTPHLPLAELLDHLGKIPLPPYMQRDAEEEDNDRYQTSYASHPGSVAAPTAGLHFSEEIMQALPAEWVHLTLHVGAGTFRPVSTDKVSEHKMHDEECVVKREALASLAKPQFRLAIGTTSLRTLESLYWLAVVWKQEGSMPALIDQEMPFSYDDPFASYEAAMQFLLDQMSETHLVFRTSIMIRPGYTIRSIDGLFTNFHLPKSTLLLLVSALVGEDWRKIYTHALENGYRFLSYGDGSLLRRRR